From Aedes albopictus strain Foshan chromosome 1, AalbF5, whole genome shotgun sequence, one genomic window encodes:
- the LOC109430724 gene encoding uncharacterized protein LOC109430724, giving the protein MFSSSSSSSDLRPDHSEEGQFCRLCFTKSAELCPLFPPASIPNKVLLHKIFDCTTITLSFRDDHNAQICNSCVVSIEAFFKYKIKCVENDKLLRKRRTNFFAGIGLTNDPVATPSIATEGEEKQTNKQLDKTEDDQKPEDADSTNCAVKQELLEDDDDDDGYFNPGQFLAQETQIGDKQIDQSLLNGGNDDSSFGPSNNSGMERGWKTTEFSPQVGGSVLKPLKITDYSNLDGKRGRPQTFITTVPTERLLARPNPFAASSFHTSSPLRQPTQTQVPPRGFEGAFRQHFNISNGGRSTHHAPATHPINPRNPMGGRFDTFSLSTMEHTKKVQKFLDEGLRDLILHAGTPNPNFAMDGGYTNFKVVKARLNSYNLIFEGNRFLRRNKSCSGLPKWYWACSVSGCPVKICSYKGRLFKTNDKINHVHPPTETDESEHEVVLPDQADELMVQRESPVQPRPPQQITRPPLPIISAVKEAVTELANKDEEYESPESYKIIEEEDKTEALIYKEHKFKLQSSRTDGVRIWKCVTTLENDDVCSDSIRQFVDGRIKLGKLIKKEKMGNDEADNENDVDDLEEDKRKNRSPKVAVYKGYHYKYCHARPEGTLYWRCMLKQDNNCLASLNTKATFEFINSNDQTHNHDPPDPNIELENAVKCNIKPPAEKPAAPTAGSTDFQLVKSGQKREFLIYQGYRYYFQYESKNGKRSYRCTMFRNCPAGAFLMPDNTIAEAKNFVHTHPPTEDLEKYVTKDSLITSPIKDVDGQPGRQQRTAAETGHFPNLSDPVANAVAREEVARANGYKIIKNYKGKDILIYNGWRYFVDYKKKNGGQVWRCSSHRLCRGAVHLFPDGSINYAKLVDHNHMPPKRNLTTPNMSVDSTGMSMSGLSNSFSPGMLPDFASNAYTPPYHRYILHEGHRFRFATRKREGTIYWRCAMRLETKCPVSFHTKEDTYELVSMRNQEHNHPVPEVWPEVAGGQIDEELPVVKLPQEEIGTSDFILTKNSKGRDVVLYQNGRYYLDYSRKDGKIVFRCSAVAGCRATVLLLPNKTLVVNREMMHTHGFPPVMDNMMNPSSLSLRNPSSGNKLDDDIQLIAPADPLGLDLEPSSSASSSSASAHQLPKFIIHHGYHYKFVSTNASNRMAFWRCSNYEAKMNCQASLYTTLAGQVIRTNNTMHNHKTEDYHNNSANNSLARRKTMIGSRDYKIVKNWKNRDVLVFQQCRYFLHYVRKDGRKVWRCSAIRSCHAAVYLGADGRVDQVKGEHVHDIRPEGEPRRRRPRKPRLELMPPQTVSAGSQHQHMGGNGMAHPGGNGNEWIDYSDYGMQMSGSSNDNNSLWDSFNPHQMAAMGAGTAGPTPMGNNGDNFDFSYHSVFGSQPSFGDSYGMDADDEPLPLEPDVSFQESDDHYDTLENHHDLEPVVQMVE; this is encoded by the exons tTGAGTTTTCGAGACGATCACAATGCACAAATATGTAATAGTTGTGTCGTTAGTATTGAAGCCTTCTTCAAGTACAAAATAAAATGTGTGGAAAATGACAAATTGTTGCGGAAGCGACGAACAAATTTCTTCGCTGGGATAGGACTTACGAACGATCCCGTCGCGACGCCATCGATTGCAACTGAAGGTGAAGAAAAACAGACAAATAAGCAGTTGGATAAAACAGAAGATGACCAGAAGCCAGAAGATGCCGACTCTACTAATTGTGCGGTCAAGCAGGAACTCCTCGaagatgatgacgacgatgacggaTATTTTAATCCGGGACAGTTTTTGGCACAGGAAACGCAAATCGGTGATAAACAGATCGACCAGTCCTTACTGAACGGCGGTAACGATGATAGCAGTTTTGGACCGAGCAATAATTCTGGCATGGAACGAGGCTGGAAAACAACTGAGTTTTCTCCACAGGTTGGTGGTTCTGTGCTGAAACCCCTCAAAATAACCGATTACTCAAATCTGGACGGTAAGCGTGGAAGGCCCCAAACATTCATCACCACAGTTCCTACCGAGCGTCTTCTGGCCCGTCCCAACCCATTCGCTGCAAGTTCATTCCACACATCCTCGCCGCTGCGGCAGCCGACTCAAACACAAGTACCACCACGAGGCTTCGAAGGCGCTTTCCGCCAGCACTTCAATATTTCTAACGGTGGTCGATCCACCCACCATGCTCCCGCAACTCATCCGATAAATCCGCGCAACCCCATGGGAGGGCGATTCGATACGTTCTCGTTGAGTACCATGGAGCATACCAAGAAGGTACAAAAGTTCCTCGACGAAGGATTGCGTGATCTGATTTTGCACGCTGGAACACCGAATCCGAACTTTGCCATG GACGGCGGATACACCAATTTCAAGGTGGTAAAGGCACGATTAAACTCGTACAACCTGATCTTTGAGGGTAATCGCTTTCTGCGGCGAAACAAGTCATGCAGTGGCCTGCCGAAATGGTACTGGGCATGCAGCGTTAGTGGCTGTCCGGTCAAAATTTGTAGCTACAAGGGTCGACTGTTCAAAACAAACGATAAGATCAACCACGTTCATCCACCTACGGAGACAGATGAAAGTGAACACGAAGTGGTCCTCCCGGACCAGGCCGATGAATTAATGGTACAGCGTGAATCCCCGGTACAACCCCGTCCACCACAACAGATTACGCGTCCACCCTTACCAATTATTTCAGCTGTTAAGGAAGCTGTGACTGAACTTGCTAATAAAGATGAGGAGTATGAAAGCCCTGAATCGTATAAGATCATTGAGGAAGAAGACAAAACCGAAGCTCTTATATATAAGGAGcacaaatttaaacttcaaagTAGTAGGACCGATGGTGTTAGAATATGGAAATGTGTCACTACTCTGGAAAACGATGACGTATGTAGCGATTCGATTCGTCAGTTTGTTGATGGCAGAATAAAGTTAGGGAAATTAATCAAAAAGGAAAAAATGGGTAACGATGAGGCCGACAATGAAAATGATGTAGATGATCTAGAAGAAGACAAAAGAAAAAATCGATCACCAAAAGTGGCAGTTTACAAAGGTTATCATTACAAGTATTGTCACGCAAGACCTGAAGGTACACTCTACTGGCGATGCATGCTGAAGCAGGATAATAACTGTTTGGCGTCGTTGAATACAAAGGCCACTTTTGAGTTTATCAATTCTAATGATCAAACACACAACCATGATCCTCCGGACCCAAATATAGAATTAGAAAATGCTGTCAAATGCAATATCAAACCACCGGCCGAGAAACCCGCTGCACCAACCGCCGGATCAACCGACTTCCAGCTGGTGAAAAGTGGCCAAAAGCGGGAGTTTCTTATTTATCAAGGGTATCGATACTACTTCCAGTACGAGTCCAAAAACGGTAAACGTTCGTACCGGTGTACAATGTTCCGTAACTGTCCGGCTGGAGCGTTCCTCATGCCGGACAACACAATTGCAGAGGCTAAAAACTTTGTCCATACACATCCCCCAACGGAAGATTTGGAAAAGTACGTCACTAAAGATAGTTTAATTACCAGTCCTATCAAGGACGTTGATGGCCAACCAGGAAGGCAGCAGCGAACAGCAGCCGAAACTGGTCACTTTCCTAACCTCAGTGACCCCGTTGCTAATGCCGTTGCCAGAGAAGAAGTAGCCCGTGCCAATGGatataaaattattaaaaattataaGGGCAAAGACATCCTTATCTATAATGGTTGGCGATACTTCGTGGACTACAAGAAGAAAAATGGTGGACAAGTTTGGCGTTGCTCTTCCCACCGATTGTGCCGAGGCGCGGTTCACTTGTTTCCGGATGGTTCCATAAACTACGCTAAGCTCGTGGACCACAACCACATGCCCCCGAAACGAAATCTCACCACTCCCAACATGTCTGTCGATTCCACTGGAATGTCCATGTCAGGCCTCAGCAACAGTTTCTCTCCTGGAATGCTGCCGGATTTCGCTTCGAACGCATACACCCCACCGTACCACCGCTACATTTTACACGAAGGACACCGGTTTCGATTCGCTACCCGTAAACGCGAGGGTACTATCTATTGGCGCTGCGCTATGAGGCTAGAAACCAAATGTCCGGTATCCTTCCATACCAAGGAGGACACGTACGAGCTGGTCAGTATGCGTAACCAGGAACATAACCACCCGGTGCCGGAAGTTTGGCCCGAGGTGGCCGGTGGCCAGATCGACGAGGAGCTTCCCGTGGTCAAGTTGCCGCAGGAGGAAATCGGAACGTCGGATTTTATACTGACGAAAAATTCCAAGGGACGGGACGTTGTGCTATACCAGAATGGGCGGTACTATCTGGACTATTCGCGAAAGGATGGGAAGATCGTCTTCAGGTGTTCGGCTGTGGCGG GTTGCCGTGCCACGGTTCTCCTACTTCCAAACAAGACCCTCGTGGTTAACAGAGAAATGATGCACACTCACGGTTTTCCACCAGTGATGGACAACATGATGAACCCATCGTCTCTTTCCCTTCGGAATCCGAGCAGCGGGAACAAATTGGACGATGACATTCAGCTGATTGCACCGGCAGACCCATTGGGTCTGGACTTGGAACCGTCTTCTTCGGCATCATCTTCATCTGCATCGGCTCATCAGCTGCCCAAATTCATCATCCACCATGGCTATCATTACAAGTTTGTATCTACGAATGCCAGCAACCGGATGGCCTTCTGGCGTTGTTCGAACTATGAGGCTAAGATGAACTGCCAGGCGTCCCTCTACACGACCCTGGCCGGACAAGTGATACGTACTAACAACACGATGCACAACCACAAAACCGAAGACTATCACAATAACTCTGCCAATAACAGTCTGGCCAGGCGGAAAACTATGATCGGCTCGAGAGATTACAAGATCGTCAAAAACTGGAAGAACCGTGACGTGTTGGTGTTCCAGCAGTGTCGGTACTTCTTGCACTACGTTCGAAAGGACGGTCGTAAAGTGTGGCGCTGTTCGGCGATTCGTAGTTGTCATGCAGCGGTTTACCTTGGAGCGGATGGCCGAGTGGACCAAGTCAAAGGTGAACACGTACACGACATTCGACCGGAAGGCGAACCTCGTAGGAGAAGGCCCCGGAAACCTCGCCTGGAATTGATGCCACCGCAGACCGTTTCAGCTGGCAGTCAACACCAGCACATGGGTGGCAATGGAATGGCACATCCCGGTGGAAATGGTAACGAATGGATCGACTACAGTGATTACGGTATGCAAATGAGTGGCAGCAGCAATGACAACAATTCTTTGTGGGATAGTTTCAACCCACACCAAATGGCCGCAATGGGAGCAGGAACAGCAGGGCCAACCCCGATGGGCAATAACGGAGATAATTTTGACTTCAGCTATCATTCTGTGTTTGGTAGCCAACCTAGTTTCGGTGACAGCTACGGAATGGACGCTGACGACGAACCCCTTCCACTGGAACCGGACGTGAGTTTTCAGGAGAGTGACGATCACTACGATACCTTGGAAAACCATCACGATCTCGAACCGGTGGTGCAGATGGTTgagtaa